GACCGAATTCACATTATTTTAACCAACGATACATCTTCGCTGGCCTGAAGTGGGAGATTGAGCAAAAAAACGCCGACAACCGTCGGCGTGGCGATCAGGGCTGAGTCAGGAGCTTACAGTCGTGATCCTGAATTTCTTCTGCCGACGCCCGGTTAAACGCCAGCATGTTGCGCTGCGTGGCCAACAGAACAAAAGCGTCATCACTTTGACGCGCCAGCGCCAGCGCGTAGCTGCCCATTCGCTCACGCGCTTCCGGCACCTCTTCGGCCAGCATCATAAACGGACTGCGCTGCGCCAGTTCGCTTTCTGTCACGCGACGGGCGAGATACTCATGCCCGCGCAGTCCGCCCGGCAGCGGTAACCAGCGGGTGCTGATTTTGGTCTGGTTAGCGTCCAGTTGCGCTCTGACATCAGGACGAAGGCAGGAAATATGGATGTGGAAATGGTTTTGCGTCCGTCCGCTGCGCGAATTGATTGCCAGCGACACGACGCTGTCCGGAATATCCTTGCCATACTTTTGGCTCATGAAATCGCGCGCCTGCCAGGCCAGCCAGAAGAAATTCGGCGTGTATTGTTCTACCAGCAACGGACTCTCGGTGCCATTAATGCGATAAGTCGGCATCAGCAGATATTGCAGCGGACCATTGCGATCTTTAAAGACCACATATCCAGCATCGGGCTTCACTTCGACACATGGCGCAGGGTTTTGATGCTGCAACTGGTTGGGCAGGCATTGCTCAAGCACAATCTTACGCAACGCATCCGGGTTTCCGGCCAGCTTCCAGTAGCCAAAACCTGCCGCAGCGGCAATAACGACAACGGCCAGTAGTCCAT
The sequence above is drawn from the Citrobacter amalonaticus genome and encodes:
- a CDS encoding CDP-diacylglycerol diphosphatase — translated: MKKTGYGLLAVVVIAAAAGFGYWKLAGNPDALRKIVLEQCLPNQLQHQNPAPCVEVKPDAGYVVFKDRNGPLQYLLMPTYRINGTESPLLVEQYTPNFFWLAWQARDFMSQKYGKDIPDSVVSLAINSRSGRTQNHFHIHISCLRPDVRAQLDANQTKISTRWLPLPGGLRGHEYLARRVTESELAQRSPFMMLAEEVPEARERMGSYALALARQSDDAFVLLATQRNMLAFNRASAEEIQDHDCKLLTQP